The Proteiniphilum propionicum genome contains the following window.
CCAAATAGACGAAACCATATTTGCTCCCCTTTTCAAACAGGGTAACATGGGCGCTCCCAATGCTTCCATACGGGTGATTATCGGAATGTCCATCATCAAGGAGGGTTTTGGCTGTAGCGATGAAGATCTGTTCGATAAATGCCAGTTCGATCTCCTGGTGCGTAAAGCCCTGGGTCTAGTCTCCCTGAGTGATGTTGCACCCTCTATCGATACTTATTATTTACTGAGAAGGCGTATTTGTGAATACGAAAACCGGTATGGTGTAAACCTGATGGAAAAGAGCTTCGAGCAGCTCACTGGCGACCAACTCTCCACCTTCAAGATATCCGGCAAATCTGTCCGTATGGACAGTAAGCTCATTGGCAGCAACATCGCCTGGTACTCCCGTTTCGAGATCATTCACAACACTTTCCGCGGGTTTATCAAGGACCTGGGCGATAGGGGGATGCTTCTTTTGAACCCCAGGCTCAGGAAACAGGTACTTCTATTTTTTAGAAGAAGATGCTCAGAATATGGTTTACCGCTTAAACAGTGAAACTCTCGGCGAGAAAATCTCTTCCCTGGGTGGGCTCATTTATCAGGTTCTTAAACGCCTTGCAGAGACCACTACCGGCTACGACCTTCTTCACCGTGTCTTCCACGAGCAATACGAGGTGGTCAAGGGACAGGCTATCCTTCGTCCCAAAGAGGACATCACGGCCAGGAGCGTTCAAAACCACAATGACCCCGATGCCGATTATCGAAAAAAAAGGAGACCAGAAGGTAAAGGGCTACAGTGTGAACATCACCGAGACCTGTGATGACACTGATGAACAGAAGGACAAACCCAACCTGATCGTAAACGTTCAGGTGAAACCGGCAAGTGCTGCAGACAATGGCTACCTGAAGGATGCCGTTACCAACATCCAGGAGAAGGTAAGCACCGATATAATAGAGAAAGTCTATGCCGATGGTGCTTATCAATCCCCCTGGTAACAGGGAGTTTGCCGATATGAACTCAATTGAACTTATAACAAGCGGATTACAAGGGAGACAATCTAAATATGACCTGGAGATGAAGGAGGGTGAGCTGGTTGTCACCCATATCGAAACCGGAGAGATTATCCCTGCATACAAAACCGGGGATAAATGGAGGATTGCCACCACAGGCAAGAGCAAGTACCGGTATTTTACGAACGAACAGATAGCAACTGCAGAACTAAGACACGAACTCGCGGCTATCCCCGGGCAGGAACAGATGAAAAGAAACAACGTGGAGGCAACCATCTTTCAGTATTGCTTCCATACGAGGAACAACAAAACACGATACAGAGGTTTGCTCAGGCACAAATTATTTACTTTCGCCAGATGTTTATGGATAAACCATGTCCGCCTTGGAAATTATCTGATAACAATAAGTCAAAGAGCGCATGAAAATGGTTTAATAACCGATTTTCGCTATATAAAGACCTCCATAAGGGAGAAACTTTTTATCGTGTTTGATTTTTTACTTCCTTGCTTCTCAAAAATAGGAAATGAAAAATCAACGAATTACTTTTTTAAACTTAAAATTGCCACTATTTAAAGTGGACTCAACAAAACAAACAAAACAAGTAAAAAAGGAAATTATGCCAGGATTTAACAGAAAAGGCCCCGAGGGTGAGGGCGCCATGAGTGGAAGAGGACGGGGACGTTGTAACCCGTCGAACAGAGAGTCCAATATCTTTGATGCTCCTGCAGGAGCAGGCAGGCGTGCCACTTTCCGACAGGAGGCCGGCAGAGGCATGGACCAGGGTGCCGGTAGAGGCATGGGCCAGGGACAAGGTCAATGCGAGAGGATGAGAAGAAGAGACGGATCCGGTAAAAGACGAATGGGATGAAGCAGGTTATCGCAATACCCCTGGAAGAGGGAAGACTCTGTCAGCACTTTGGCCATTGTCAGCAGTTTGCCATTATCGAGACGGAGGATGGAACCATACAGAACGAGACGTTGGTGACACCTCCCCCGCATGAACCGGGACTGCTGCCCGCATGGCTCTCGGAGAGAGGCGTCACCGAGGTGATCGCAGCGGGTATCGGACAAAAAGCAATACGTCTGTTTGAGCAACAGCAGATCAGGGTGCACGTGGGTGCCGAGTATAAGAGTCCGCGTGAGCTGGTTACCGATCACTTTCAGCAGTCGCTGGTCACTGGTATAAATTCCTGTGATCACTGAGGCGGCTGAGAGGATGAAGATCGCAATAGCCAGTGGTAAGGGAGGTACAGGTAAGACATTTGTCTCCACTAACCTCTTTTGGGTAGCCTCACAGAAGGGCATCGATTGTGCGCTGGCCGACTGTGATGCGGAGGAGCCCAATGTCGCGGAGTTTATTGCCGGTGAGGAGGAACGGGTTGAAGAGGTCTACCAGCAGGTACCGGTAATTGATCCGGAGAGATGTTCCTTCTGCGGGAAATGCTACGAATATTGTAGTTACAATGCCATCCTCTACCTGCCGGAGAAGAGAATGATTCAGGTCCTTCCCGATCTGTGCCACGATTGTGGTGCATGCAGCTATGCTTGTCAGGCGGGAGCGATCACCGAACATCCCAAGCTCCTGGGCAGAGTGACGCGTGCTGTTTACGGTGCCGCTCAGCATCTTGTCGAAGGTCGTGCCGAAGTGGGGGTTTATACCCCTGTGCCGGTCATCACCCATACCATCCATGAGGCCAGCGACAGGAAGCTGGTGCTCCTCGACTCACCACCCGGCATCTCATGTTCCTTTATTGCAACCGTCGACAGGGCAGACTATGTGGTGCTGGTCACTGAGCCCACGCCATTCGGTCTGCACGACCTGATGCTATCGGCTGCCACCGTACGGCAGCTCGGTAAACCTTTTGGGGTGGTCATCAACAGAGCCGGACTGGGAAACGATGAGATGTACCAATGGCTTAAGGGGGAGGAGATCCCGCTTTTGCTGGAGATTCCCTTCGACCGGGAGATCGCACGCATCTATGCCGAGGGAGGGTTGCCTGCAGCGGTGGATGACTCCTACCGGGAGATGTTCAGCAGTTTGCTCATTCAAATCGTTCAACAGAAAATCTTATGAGACAGATTGTCATTATCAGCGGAAAAGGAGGAACAGGCAAGACAAGCCTGAGTGCGGCACTGGCGACCATGGGTGAAAAGCTGATGGTGGCCGACTGTGATGTGGATGCGGCCAACCTTCATCTGCTGCTGCAGCCTGCCGATCATTCCCGCCACCCTTTCTCCACCGGTGCCAAGGCGGTGATCGACCAGCAGCTATGTACACAATGCGGTGCCTGCATGGATGCCTGTCGCTTCGATGCGATCAGGTGCCAGGAGGATCGTTACACCATCTCTGAGACATCATGTGACGGATGCCATCTCTGCATGCGCATCTGTCCGGCCGATGCCATCAGTATGATTGAAAGCAATGGCAGCTACTGGACTACCGGCACGTTCCGTAACGGCTGGATGGTACATGCCCGGCTGGAGCCTGGTGAGGAGAACTCCGGCAAGCTGGTCAATGTGGTGCGTGAGCAATCCCGTCAGCTGTCGGAGCAGATGGGTGTGGAGACCATTCTGATTGACGGGCCTCCCGGCACCGGTTGTCCCACGATCTCTGCTATGAGCGGTGCCGATCTGGCATTGCTGGTCACCGAACCGAGTCGTTCCGGTTTTCATGACCTGAAGAGGGTGAAACAGCTGACCGATGGGTTTGACATTCCGTCGGTCGTGGTGATCAATAAGTATGACCTGAATGAGCGGGTGACTGCCGAGATTGAGGCTTGGTGCCGCAGCGAGAAACTCCCTCTCATCGGCAGGATTCCTTTCGAGCCGGCGGTGGTGGAGGCGATGTTACAATGCCGTACGGTGGTTGAGTGGGCTCCCCGCTCGGCAGCAGCCGGTGAGATCGCAGACATCCACCGGCAGATTTTCCAGTCGTGAAAATACCAATGAGACCTCTTTTGATCCATCTTCTGTATCCTAATTGATGGGCATGATCCGACACCTCTTCCGGGTTGTCATACGCCAGGCAGAGATGAGGATAACGCCCTCTCTCTCCCTTGGGGTCAATGAAGAGCTCCAGCTTCAAATCCTGTTGCTCCATCATGTAGACCTCAGTTTGCCTGTCGGTGGAAAAGATGGAATGGAGCACCTCTTCTGAATCGAGGGTGAATTGTTTCAACTGGCGAAAATGCAAAACGGATTCGTAAAAGTTTTGAATCTCTGCTGGCTCAATAATGGATAATCCTATATGTTGTAACATCGTTCTATTTTTTAAGATTCTCTCTTTGTCTGATCGGTAACCTACGGAATATAGGGTGTGTAATGATCGGGAGCGACCAGTTCCCGGTACTTGTAGACCACCTTCTTGAAATCATCCCAGGTATCCCTTTTCAGTGCAGGATTTCTCAGCAGCGCCGAGGGGTGATAGACCGGCCTATGAAAGGTCTCCCCACGCGGTCTTCATCTCTTACCGGAGCTTCGCCGATGATGAAGATGGGAGCATGATGATTCCCCTCACCGAAGATGAGATGATTCCGTGATTGCCACAAATCGCATTTCCTGCACTGCTCCATCTCCTCCCGCAACTGCTCCATCGTCTGGCCCATATTGATTTTCTCCTGTTTATTAATATTCAATTCCTTCCCGTGCTTCAATGCCCTGACGATAATAATGTTTCACCTCTCTCATCTCGGTCACCAGGTCGGCCACCTCAATCAGCTCCTCCGGTGCATAACGGCCGGTGACCACTACCTCACATCCGGCTGCTCTCGTCTTCAATATTTCGATTAACTCACCCACGGTGAAGAGATCATAATAGATGGCGATGGTTGCCTCATCCAGAATCACCATGTCATATTCTCCAGAAGTGAGCACCTCCGACACCACCGCCAGTCCCTCTCTTGCGGCTGACACATCCTCATCGGTCGGTTTTCCCACAATGAAGCAACCCCTGCCGAACTGCCGGATGGTGATCTGCGGCACGTGCTGCCTAACCGCCGTGATCTCGGAATAGTTTCTTCCTTTCACGAACTGCGCAATGTAGACGCTCATCCCTGCACCGGCTGCCCGCAGTGCCAGTCCGAAGGCCGCCGTGCTCTTTCCCTTGCCGTTCCCTGTGTAGATCTGCAGATAACCTCTCATCTCTCTTTGCATGCATTGAATATTTTCAGCAGGTTGCTGATAACTGCTTTCTCAACTTTGTCAACAGCCCAGCCACCATTTGTCCGGTAAAACTGATCATATTCCTGTACAAATGCTGACTTCTTATAAAAGTTCATCCTGTTTCATGATTCTTTGCGACTCTCTAATCTCCGTAGTTTCTCTTCCAGCTCCTCATTGGAGCGTTTGAGTCTTTGTGCTTCCGTTTTGAGCTCTTTCATCTCATCCCGTTTGTGTAGGATATCCTGCCAGGGAATATTTTGAATCAATTCTGAAATAAGAAGGCCAAAACTGTAAAGCCGGTCAACGCTGTAACCCTGAACAATTCCAGCTCCTCTGCTTGTTCCGGCTCTGCGTCCAAATCCTGTTCCTCTGGCTACTGCTATTCTTCTACCCGATCTGGCAATCTGGTCCCTGCCTGCTCCCCAGCCTCTGTTGCGATACAATCCATCTTCATATCCGGGTGTATCAAATCCCGAACAAAATCCTCTTGCTCTTCCGGTTCTGGGACCTTGTCCCATCGGTCCGGTACGATCTCCTGATGGCATAATGCTAATTTTTTAAGTGAAACAAATAATAAATCGACAATGGCAAAAAGCCTAAATTAAAGTGAACATACGTTCATTCATGTATTAAAAGGTGTAGGTATCACCTGTTCTTACCGATTGAATCTGAAAACTCTCCGCAAATGCCACAAGTGCAGGCAATGCGGTACAGTGAGATGGGATGACATGTTCCACCCTGTTTTTTTTAAGGTAGTGGATAGTCTCGATGGTTTGCCGATCGCGCTTCTTAAGATGAAAACCACCCATGATACCGAAGATCCTCTGCTCACCAGTGACGTTTCTTGCATGCTCCAGGGTGTTGACCACCCCGGCATGTCCGCAGCCTGTGATCACAAACAATCCTTTCTCTGTCTGCAGTGCTACGGCACTGTCATCTGCCACAAAATCGGGACTCCCATCTTCAAAAGAGAAGGAGGTCTGTTGTGATTCAAAATCGGTGATGCGGGGGATCTCTCCCAGAAACAGAATGAAGTTGCTGACATGGAGAGGTGCTTTGCTGGTGGTGAGATCAAATTTTTGTGCGATTTCATCCCGGCTGTTTTGCAGACCGATATAGGTGCGATCTGCCGTTCTGTATCGTTTCACAAAACAACCCGGATGGCAGAGCAGTCTGCCGCCTGAGAGATGAGTCAATCCGTTTCCGTGATCAAAATGACCGTGACTCAGGATGATCAGATTCCTCTTCTTCAAATCAATCCTCATTAGTGATGCATTTCGCAGGAAGAGATCACTTTGCCCCGTATCAAACAGGATCTTTGTCCCCTTATGCTCTATGAAATAGGAGAGTCCATGCTCTGCAGCGGTATTTCCGCCGGGATAATTGTCGGTAAGAATCGATATTTTCATCTCCTTTTTTTACAAATATAACCAATAAAATTTTATTATGAACAAATGTTCAAACAATTTTGCTATTGTTTTGCTGAAAAAGATAATGAATGATCAGTTTCGTCTTGCAAGCTTTACCCATTTGAAGTATCCGAACATAGAGATCACGGTGTAGATGGCGAAGAGCAGTGCGGTTGGGTAGAGCCCTTTCCAGAGGTAGAGTCCGCAGGAAATAAGGTTGACCAGGAACCAGACCCACCACTGCTCCGCATGTTTCTGCGCAAGCATCCACATACCCGCGATGCTCAACGCGGTGGTAAGGCTGTCGCCCCCGGCAACCGGACTATCGGTATATCGGGTGAGGATCAGGTAAATGACGCCAAAGAGTAGCATCGTGATAAGAATTAGAGGAAGTATCTGCCGCTGCGGGGTGTGGATGATGGATGGTGTATCTCCTTCCGTATGGTTCCTGTTCCAGCGGATCCAGCCGTAGATGCTGGCGAAGAAGTAGTAGACGTTGATTCCCATGTCGGCATAGAACTTGCTCTGGAAGAAGATCCAGATATAGACCACCGGCATCAACACCCCCACTGGCCAGAGCCATTTGTTGGCCTTGTATTCGAGGTAGAGATAGAGTAGGCCGATAAGGGCGCCGACGATTTCGATGGTTTGCATGTCAATTCTGTTTGATTTGAGATAATGAATTTATTTCTAAATCTCTGCTTCTTTTCGGGGTGCCCACCTGGTTAAACGAGCGTGATTTGATTTGTTGTCCGAGCGAAACGGGTTTAAAATCAAATAGTGAGTAAACCGGGAGTGCATCGAAATAAAGCTGCGAAAGAGAAATAAATTCCTTCTTTCGTATTTACTTAAAACGAAATTGTGAGGCGCCCTATAAGGTTGCGCGTGGCCTGGGGGTAGTATCCAACCCAGTTGAAAGTGGTTCCGTCTTCAAATGCATCTGTTGAAGCCCATCCGTTTGCCACGTACTCCCTGTTGAACAGGTTGTTCACGAAAAACTGCAGGTTGATTACTCCCACTTGGCTCTTGGGGAAGGTGTAACCGGCGGAGAGGCTGCTCACGAAGTAGGAGCCGATCGACTTGTCCTCGTCCGACGTGTTGTCGATGTACTGTTTCCCCACATATTTGCCGTTCAGGTTCATGTAGAAGGCGGATACCGGTTGCCAGGTGATGCCTGCCATTCCGATCAATTCCGGAGAGAAGGAGATATTGGTTGTTCCCAACTCATTTGCGATCTGTTTTTGTATTTCCGGATGGTTGTCGTCGGGGATCGGGTTATAGTCGTCGGAATTGTCGTACAGGTCGAACCAGGCTACGTAGTTCCGGATTTTATTTCGGCTGAGGGTGGCGTTGGCATCGAGCAGTAGTTTTTCTGTCCACAGGGGAAGTGATGCCTCAATCTCGATACCTGCACGGTAGCTCTCCTTTACGTTTTCCATCAGCTTGTAACCAATATCAGTAAGTTTGCCGGTCTGCACCATCTGGTTGTGGTAATCCATGTAATAGAGATTAGCACCAAATTTCAACCCATTCCTGTTGTATCGGTAGCCAAGCTCATAATCGATCATCTTTTCCGGTTTTATAAAATTAGAAGCTCCTCCCTTTATGCCATCTTTCAGATCGGCACGCAGAGGCTCACGCTTGCCCACGGCTGCCGAAGCGTACAGGCGGTGATTGTTGCTCAGTTCATAGAACAGGCCCGCCTTAGGGTTGAAAAAGTTGTAGTAAAAATCGCCTGTCAGATCCATCTGGTCGTCATCCATACCACTGAAGCGGTAGCCCACACGACGGTATTGCAGGTCGCCGAAAAGTGATACTTTTTCATTCAGTTGATATTCCGCTTTGGTGAAGATATTTACTTCCGATTTTTTGCCTCTGTTTCTGTACCATTCATAATTAACAGGAATATTCTCGTTATGTTTTATCCATGGCAGACGACCGTAATGATCCCCGTCGTAAAAACTGTACAAACCGCCGAAGGTGAGCTTCCATCGGTCGTCGGCATAGTCCAGTCCCGCGTTGGCTACATAGAAATTGTTTCGCATCAGCTTACGGCGGATGAAGTCGCTCTTGCGGTAGGTCTTCCCGTCAATGGTTTGCGGTTCCAGTCCAAAATCGGAGAACTTCTTGTTATACCTGTAGTTCTCATAATAACCGTATCCGTGGTTATAACTCAGCCCTGAATTTAATGTGAGATTACGGCTCAGCTCTCTTGTGAGAGTGAGCTGCACAATATCAGAGTAGTAGTTGTCGGTCTCGTTGCCATAGTACAATCGGTTGCCGGCATCATCGTAATACTCTCCTGCGGGGTTGTAGCGACGCCCATATTCCGGGTCCTGCATCTGCTTGTCCGACACCCCCTGCCACGAGATGCCGGTATGCTGGATACCCCTCAGGTAACTGAGGCGAAGCAGCTGCCGTTCGCTATAGTGAGAAACTACCCCATAGAAATTGGTATGGTTCACTGTGCCGTTGCGCACATAACCGTCACCCAGCACCCGCGAAAAGCGGGCATCGAGTGATAGTCCGTTTTTCAAAACCCCTGTCCCCGCAGCAACATTCGATAAGAATGTACCATAGCTTCCCACGGCGGTGGATGCCTCTCCGTATGCTTCGGAGCGGGCGCCTGCCGTCTGAAGTGAAATGCTTGCACCAAAGGCTCCCGGGCCATTGGTGGATGTACCCACGCCACGCTGCACCTGTATGTCCTGCAGCGAGTTGGAAAGATCGGGAAGATTCACCCAGTAAACCTCCTGGCTTTCGGGGTTATTCAATGGCATCCCGTTAAGAGTTACATTTATGCGAGTGGCGTCTGTTCCGCGAATCCTGAATGAGGTGTTTCCTACACCAAGGCCGTCTTCGGTAAAAGATACAAGCGAAGGTGTGGTTTGAAGTATGGAGGGAATATTGCGTGCAGCATTTTGTTTTTTAATTTCGGAATGAGAGATATTAGAGTATGATACCGGGGTGTTTTTTCCGGCACGTGTTCCCGAGACAATAACCTCTTCCAGCTGAATAAGATCAAGACTGTCGGTTTGTTCTGCCTGTTCTGCCTGTTCTGACAGTTCTGCCTGCTCTGCCTGAGCCATCACTTGATAACTGAGTGCCGATAAAATTATCAGCATTAAAAAAACCTTTTTCATTTACATAAGTTTTTAGGATAAACAGGGCCTGTGTGACTGCTTATCATTAGTTAGTGTAATAAAAAAGGGGATTTTGTAAAGATATATACCAAAAGCCACAAATTTGTGAGCTTTATATTTTCCCTACGCCGGCATTATCCGGATCAGGTATTTTGGGTATGATCTCAGCCCGTTTTATTTGGGCACCCCTTGTAGAATGACAGAACAAAGATAGCACGTTTTTGTTCATAAGAGAGCATACGACGGGAATTTAACATTTAGGGCCTGCTGTCATCTGTCATCACAATATCTTGAACATGCTAAAAAAACAGAGACGGATTTACGTGAGAATGTCCAGAAGATGCATATAACTGAAAAAACAGGAGTTAAATTGTAGTTTTCTCTGCTTTTATTTGTAATTTCGTTAGTTTTAAACGAACTAAGAAAAATATAGTCACACGGTATATGAGCGATGAAGAAAAACTGGTTGCGGAAGATCAGATTATCGAAGAGGAGTTTCAGGGCCTTTTGAACGATTATTTGAACTCTAATCACCGGCGGAAAGTGGATGTCATTACCCGGGCTTTTAATATGGCGAAGGAGGCTCACAAAGGGGCACGTCGCCGCTCGGGCGAACCTTACATCATGCATCCGCTGGCGGTAGCCCGTATTGTGTCGAGGGAGATGGGTCTGGGATCGACCTCCATTTCTGCTTCGTTGCTGCACGATGTGGTTGAGGATACTGACTATACCGTTGATGATATACGTGCCCTTTTTGGTGATAAGATTGCCCAGATTGTTGACGGGCTGACAAAGATATCGAGCGGAATGTTCGGTGAAAATGTGTCGGCTCAAGCAGAGAATTTCAGGAAATTGCTTCTCACAATGTCAGATGATATACGTGTTATACTTATAAAGATTGCTGAT
Protein-coding sequences here:
- a CDS encoding NifB/NifX family molybdenum-iron cluster-binding protein — its product is MKQVIAIPLEEGRLCQHFGHCQQFAIIETEDGTIQNETLVTPPPHEPGLLPAWLSERGVTEVIAAGIGQKAIRLFEQQQIRVHVGAEYKSPRELVTDHFQQSLVTGINSCDH
- the pnuC gene encoding nicotinamide riboside transporter PnuC; translated protein: MQTIEIVGALIGLLYLYLEYKANKWLWPVGVLMPVVYIWIFFQSKFYADMGINVYYFFASIYGWIRWNRNHTEGDTPSIIHTPQRQILPLILITMLLFGVIYLILTRYTDSPVAGGDSLTTALSIAGMWMLAQKHAEQWWVWFLVNLISCGLYLWKGLYPTALLFAIYTVISMFGYFKWVKLARRN
- a CDS encoding DUF5320 domain-containing protein encodes the protein MPGFNRKGPEGEGAMSGRGRGRCNPSNRESNIFDAPAGAGRRATFRQEAGRGMDQGAGRGMGQGQGQCERMRRRDGSGKRRMG
- a CDS encoding uracil-DNA glycosylase family protein gives rise to the protein MKHGKELNINKQEKINMGQTMEQLREEMEQCRKCDLWQSRNHLIFGEGNHHAPIFIIGEAPVRDEDRVGRPFIGRSITPRRC
- a CDS encoding MBL fold metallo-hydrolase, with product MKISILTDNYPGGNTAAEHGLSYFIEHKGTKILFDTGQSDLFLRNASLMRIDLKKRNLIILSHGHFDHGNGLTHLSGGRLLCHPGCFVKRYRTADRTYIGLQNSRDEIAQKFDLTTSKAPLHVSNFILFLGEIPRITDFESQQTSFSFEDGSPDFVADDSAVALQTEKGLFVITGCGHAGVVNTLEHARNVTGEQRIFGIMGGFHLKKRDRQTIETIHYLKKNRVEHVIPSHCTALPALVAFAESFQIQSVRTGDTYTF
- a CDS encoding transposase, yielding MFKKTSVNPQYDMFSTPSTQMGKREAKKYDDPAAWHNRFYANVTSQIDETIFAPLFKQGNMGAPNASIRVIIGMSIIKEGFGCSDEDLFDKCQFDLLVRKALGLVSLSDVAPSIDTYYLLRRRICEYENRYGVNLMEKSFEQLTGDQLSTFKISGKSVRMDSKLIGSNIAWYSRFEIIHNTFRGFIKDLGDRGMLLLNPRLRKQVLLFFRRRCSEYGLPLKQ
- a CDS encoding TonB-dependent receptor; this translates as MKKVFLMLIILSALSYQVMAQAEQAELSEQAEQAEQTDSLDLIQLEEVIVSGTRAGKNTPVSYSNISHSEIKKQNAARNIPSILQTTPSLVSFTEDGLGVGNTSFRIRGTDATRINVTLNGMPLNNPESQEVYWVNLPDLSNSLQDIQVQRGVGTSTNGPGAFGASISLQTAGARSEAYGEASTAVGSYGTFLSNVAAGTGVLKNGLSLDARFSRVLGDGYVRNGTVNHTNFYGVVSHYSERQLLRLSYLRGIQHTGISWQGVSDKQMQDPEYGRRYNPAGEYYDDAGNRLYYGNETDNYYSDIVQLTLTRELSRNLTLNSGLSYNHGYGYYENYRYNKKFSDFGLEPQTIDGKTYRKSDFIRRKLMRNNFYVANAGLDYADDRWKLTFGGLYSFYDGDHYGRLPWIKHNENIPVNYEWYRNRGKKSEVNIFTKAEYQLNEKVSLFGDLQYRRVGYRFSGMDDDQMDLTGDFYYNFFNPKAGLFYELSNNHRLYASAAVGKREPLRADLKDGIKGGASNFIKPEKMIDYELGYRYNRNGLKFGANLYYMDYHNQMVQTGKLTDIGYKLMENVKESYRAGIEIEASLPLWTEKLLLDANATLSRNKIRNYVAWFDLYDNSDDYNPIPDDNHPEIQKQIANELGTTNISFSPELIGMAGITWQPVSAFYMNLNGKYVGKQYIDNTSDEDKSIGSYFVSSLSAGYTFPKSQVGVINLQFFVNNLFNREYVANGWASTDAFEDGTTFNWVGYYPQATRNLIGRLTISF
- a CDS encoding 4Fe-4S binding protein; the protein is MRQIVIISGKGGTGKTSLSAALATMGEKLMVADCDVDAANLHLLLQPADHSRHPFSTGAKAVIDQQLCTQCGACMDACRFDAIRCQEDRYTISETSCDGCHLCMRICPADAISMIESNGSYWTTGTFRNGWMVHARLEPGEENSGKLVNVVREQSRQLSEQMGVETILIDGPPGTGCPTISAMSGADLALLVTEPSRSGFHDLKRVKQLTDGFDIPSVVVINKYDLNERVTAEIEAWCRSEKLPLIGRIPFEPAVVEAMLQCRTVVEWAPRSAAAGEIADIHRQIFQS
- a CDS encoding DUF5320 family protein — protein: MPSGDRTGPMGQGPRTGRARGFCSGFDTPGYEDGLYRNRGWGAGRDQIARSGRRIAVARGTGFGRRAGTSRGAGIVQGYSVDRLYSFGLLISELIQNIPWQDILHKRDEMKELKTEAQRLKRSNEELEEKLRRLESRKES
- the cobO gene encoding cob(I)yrinic acid a,c-diamide adenosyltransferase — encoded protein: MRGYLQIYTGNGKGKSTAAFGLALRAAGAGMSVYIAQFVKGRNYSEITAVRQHVPQITIRQFGRGCFIVGKPTDEDVSAAREGLAVVSEVLTSGEYDMVILDEATIAIYYDLFTVGELIEILKTRAAGCEVVVTGRYAPEELIEVADLVTEMREVKHYYRQGIEAREGIEY
- a CDS encoding nucleotide-binding protein, with translation MKIAIASGKGGTGKTFVSTNLFWVASQKGIDCALADCDAEEPNVAEFIAGEEERVEEVYQQVPVIDPERCSFCGKCYEYCSYNAILYLPEKRMIQVLPDLCHDCGACSYACQAGAITEHPKLLGRVTRAVYGAAQHLVEGRAEVGVYTPVPVITHTIHEASDRKLVLLDSPPGISCSFIATVDRADYVVLVTEPTPFGLHDLMLSAATVRQLGKPFGVVINRAGLGNDEMYQWLKGEEIPLLLEIPFDREIARIYAEGGLPAAVDDSYREMFSSLLIQIVQQKIL